The sequence below is a genomic window from Ignavibacteriota bacterium.
TTAGACATATTGGTTTTCTTGGTGCTGTACAACCTGCCGTTAAGAATTTAGAACCTGTAAAGTTTTCAGCAAAAGCCGATATGACTATTGATATAGCTTTTGAAGAGGGTGATGTAACAAAACCAGTCGAATCAGAGCTTAAGTTCTCAATAGAACTAAAAGACAATCTTAAAAGGGAGAAACCGGAACTTTATAAAGAGCATAGTGATAAGGAATTTGGAGACCCTGTACATTTCAGATTTCCTTTTAAGACTTTATCGGAATTGAAAGCATCACTTGCAATATTCAGCCGGAATAATGTACAATCTCAATACAGTGATTCTGAAAAGCAGTTCATAGCATCACGTCTATTAACTGCGGCGATGAATACCGGTATTAACCTTGACCCATCGAAATGGAATTTCGCAGATGTGAACATACCTGTTGAAAATCTCACCAAAAAGCAATTAGAAGATTTTATAAATCAGAATTTATCACATAAATCAAATATTTTACCACAAACAAAGGAATTCGCCATGACTGAATGGTTGGAAAAGTTTGTAGCTCATTTAATTGGTTGGGTTACAGAAGCATCATCGGAAGAATTAGCAGTACAGTTTCAGACTGAGATTGATACTTATAAGGCTAACAATCCACTACCGGCAGAGAGTACACCACCTGCCGAAGAACCTGCAGACCCTAAAATGCAGGCGTATGCCGAAAGAGTAAATGCTCTTGAGAAAGAAAACAGGATTATGAAGTTCAATCAGAAAGCTGATTCACTTATTCAATCCGGAAAACTTGTGCCAGCACAGAAGGAACTAGTAATTCAATTAAATGAATTGTTATTCAATGCAAATCAAAAGATTGAATTTTCGGAAGGAGCAAAAAAGCAGACTGTAAATGGTCTTGAAGCTTTTGACAAATTAATTGAAAGTTTCCCAATTCAGATTGAATATTCAGAGCAATCTAATCAGGGAAATGCACCAGTTAAGGTTAACTTTTTAACACCGGAGAAAGCGGTAGTTGATGAGAGTAATCTTGAGTTACACAACAAAGTTCTTACCTATATGGAAGAGCAGACTAAAGCAGGGAACAACATTACTTATGTAAAAGCACTTGATATAATTTCAAAACTATAAGGGAGAATCAAAGCAATGTCTAAATTACAAATACTACGCACAGTAGACCCTATTTTAACTTCTGTAGCAAGAGGTTACTCGAATGAGAACTATATTGGGACAAATCTTTTCCCTATAGTAAATGTAGAAAAAGAGGGTGGTAAGATTCCACTTTGGGGTAAAGAATCATTTAAATTGTGGAATACAGCCAGAGCAATCAGAGCCAATTCAAATGAAATGGATGGTGCATGGCTTGACTTGACGCCTTATGCTATGACCGAACATGATATTCAGGCAAGACTTGACTATCGTGAAATCGAAGAAGCTATGCTTCAGGTAGAAAGTCGTAATTCTCAAATGGTGATGGACCAGATACTTCTTGGTTACGAAAAAGAGCAGGCAGATTTAGCACTTAATCCGGATACATATCCAGATGATAATAAAGTAATTCTATCAGATGATTATTTTAATGAAGCAGAAGTTAATTTCATTGAAGTTATTCATGAGTATAAAGCAAAACTTGCCAGTATTATAGCCAAGGATGCCAATACTCTTGTAATCGGTAAGCAGGTTTGGAATCAGTTAAAATTCCACCCTAAATTAAAGGGTTACCTTACAGCTATTACCGAACAAAATGTAATTGCTTCAATTGCCAAACTTAAGGAAGTCCTTGAAGTTGATAATATTCTTATCGGTGGAGCAAGATATTCAGAAGATGGTGATACATTTGATTTCATCTGGGGTAATGCTATGGTTCTTGCTTATGTCACACCACCGAGCGGTCTTGAAAGAAATATCTATGAGCCTTGCTTTGGATATACATTGAAGAAAAAAGGATATCCTTACGCAGACAAGTATGAAGAATCAAATGGAAAAATCAGAATCGTAAGAGCAACTGATATGTATGACATTAAAGTTGTTGGTTCTGAATCCGGCTTTTTGATTAAGAATCCAATTGACCCTGCTTTGTATGGTTACCCATCGGGAGATTAATAAATGAAATTCAGAACAAAGCAACCAATAGTAAACGGTGGTAAGATTTATAAGAAAGATTCTATTATAGACTTAACACCAAAGCAAGCGAGGTATCTTAGCGATTATATAGTCGCAATACCGGAAAATGTAAAAGTAACAATTACAGGAGAAAAAGAAGAAACGAGAAGAGGCAGTAATTCAAAAACAAATAAAGGAGACGGTAAATAATGGAAAAGACATTTCAAATAATCAATACTGCCTCTGTACAAGCAGGCAGTGAAATGTTATCACTACGCAGGTTTGTCAAGATGTCTTCAGGCAAGCTTGCATATTGTGGAGCAAACCAGAAAGCAATTGGTGTAATAGGAACAGAAGCAGCTCAAGGAGAGATGGCACCGGTAATAACTCACGGTATAGCGATTCTTGAAGTAGGTTCTGGCGGTGTTACTGAGAATGGTTATGTAACATCTGACGCTAACGGTAAAGCTGTTGCAGTTGCAGATGTTGCAGTTACCATACCGGAAGGAGCTACACCAGTAACGTCAACCGGGGCACAACCTACTTTGGTTGTAGCGGGTGGAACATTGCCGGTTAAGATTAACGGTCTTGCACTTGAAACAGTATCTGAAGGTGGAACTGTAAGGGTAATTTTACAGTAATGTATATCCAGCCGGAAAATATTGTCAGTAATTTTGAAATGACAAGGCTTATTGAGCTTGTTAATGAGGGGGGCGGGAGTAATGTTCCTGACGAAGAAAGACTTCAACGGATATGTGATTATGTTAATAATCTGATTGATGATTCTTTGAGAGGAAAATACTCTCTGCCACTTAACCCCGTACCGGTAACTCTTAAAGAAATAGCATTTCAGATTGCTAAATATAAGTTATATGAATTAAGAAATGCAGTCAATGATAATATTTTTAAAAGCTACGAAATGAATATGAAACTGCTAAAAGAATATTCAGAAGGCAGGGGCAGGATATTAAATTCCGGTGATGACAGATCCAATAATCCTTTTTATATTAAGATAAACCGAAGAGAAAGAAAAATTGCTAAATGAAAAAACCATAAAGACAAAAATCATCGAGAAACTGAAAGAATTGGATAAATTTGCAGTAAGAGATTTTCCTATTGTAATAAGTGATTACAAACCGACACATCCACGCGGAGAATTGCTTATTAAGTCATTAGGGAAAAAGCCGTCAAAATATATTGACCGTAGCAAGCGAATGAATCCTCTCTTTTTTGGGGATTTTGTCATAATGGAATATCAGTTCAGAATTGAGCTTATATCTTCAAAAATCTTAAGTCAAGATGATATTTTTGATTTGACAGAAGAAGTTACTGAAAAGATGAAGTCATTGCATATTGAGCAATCCGCAGGGAGTTTTTATTTATCCGAAACAGGAGAAATCTTTTATGATGATGAAAAGCATTTTCAGCACAGGACAATGCTATTTTTTATTCCGGTTATAGAGATGCTTGAGGTGTATGATGAATGAAAATTTGCTATATTGGTTAGTAACAACCCTTTTTGCTCTTGTAGCTTCAATTGCCGGTACACTATCGGTTTTTATGCTTAAAG
It includes:
- a CDS encoding DUF1320 family protein, which encodes MTRLIELVNEGGGSNVPDEERLQRICDYVNNLIDDSLRGKYSLPLNPVPVTLKEIAFQIAKYKLYELRNAVNDNIFKSYEMNMKLLKEYSEGRGRILNSGDDRSNNPFYIKINRRERKIAK